A region from the Gemmatimonadota bacterium genome encodes:
- a CDS encoding Gfo/Idh/MocA family oxidoreductase — translation MPEKKVRVCVVGMGIGKPNGRALAKNDRGEVVALCDLIPERMEEFARELPGEQKFYTDYKEMCKDPDIDAVFVGTPNQWHVPVALEAVKNDKHVMVTKPLSDSEEAAQKLVEAAEASGVVNMMSLSTRFSDQCQYLGNLAREGYFGDLYYARARSVRRSGIPAWNLGFIQKGGGAFRDMGVHVLDAVWYLLGMPKPATVTGVCGAKFGPRGRGYWGFRQVPPSTYEQYAADDYAGGFIRFENGAGLQVESFWASHQPNELQIELFGDEAGAQFRPLKIYKTQNGVPHDIAVDIPLATQAWDRIAGHFIDCILDGKTCEAPLRHGYQVQQMMEAVLESGETGREIRIS, via the coding sequence ATGCCAGAAAAAAAAGTCCGCGTATGTGTCGTCGGGATGGGCATTGGGAAACCCAATGGCCGCGCCCTTGCGAAAAATGATCGCGGCGAAGTCGTCGCACTATGCGACCTGATCCCCGAAAGAATGGAAGAATTTGCCCGCGAATTGCCCGGCGAACAAAAATTCTACACAGATTACAAAGAAATGTGTAAAGACCCCGACATCGACGCGGTATTTGTAGGCACCCCAAACCAGTGGCATGTGCCCGTCGCACTCGAAGCCGTCAAAAACGACAAACACGTCATGGTCACCAAACCGCTATCGGACTCTGAAGAGGCAGCGCAAAAACTCGTAGAAGCCGCCGAAGCATCTGGCGTCGTCAACATGATGTCGCTCTCCACCCGATTCTCCGATCAGTGCCAATATCTGGGCAACCTCGCGCGCGAAGGCTATTTTGGCGACCTGTACTATGCCCGCGCCCGCAGCGTGCGCCGAAGCGGCATCCCCGCGTGGAACCTCGGATTCATCCAAAAAGGCGGCGGCGCATTCCGCGACATGGGCGTCCACGTCCTCGACGCCGTGTGGTACTTGCTCGGCATGCCCAAACCCGCCACCGTCACAGGCGTGTGCGGCGCAAAATTTGGACCGCGCGGACGCGGCTACTGGGGCTTTAGACAAGTCCCGCCCAGCACCTACGAACAATACGCCGCTGACGACTATGCCGGTGGGTTCATCCGCTTTGAAAACGGCGCGGGCCTCCAGGTCGAAAGCTTCTGGGCATCTCATCAGCCCAACGAACTCCAGATCGAACTCTTTGGCGACGAAGCAGGCGCGCAATTCCGCCCCCTCAAAATCTACAAAACACAGAACGGCGTCCCACACGACATCGCCGTCGATATCCCGCTTGCAACCCAGGCATGGGACCGCATTGCGGGCCACTTTATCGACTGCATCCTCGACGGCAAAACCTGCGAAGCACCCCTGCGTCACGGATATCAAGTGCAGCAAATGATGGAAGCCGTGCTCGAAAGTGGCGAAACCGGACGGGAAATTCGCATTAGTTAA
- a CDS encoding Xaa-Pro peptidase family protein: MLTLEGCRSRQQRFRSRLSEEGIDAVIITDYRDIYYLTGVLLSAYPSFSFPALLYLETEGGSWLASTTDEGDAAVDERVVYDSHVLYTMNPDPMRLLNAAVAQKLSGCRGIARLGWQQEATPKLLADTIADALGGEWVGIDDLLIAQQMSKDADEVAMLQKAIDINLRAYDRVQEVIAPGVNELDVLAAGQQVALNAAGEVLHHGGDYQCGQLGGLARDRIIEDGELYVIDAQTEYHGYWSDLCRTFAVGDPTDLQASVYDLLKAILEDVPNLVGPGGRGTVLWHTIDERIREHPHLSDIGLIHHAGHGVGIRAHEPPDLNRDREGIFEVGTVFSCEPGAYSEALNGGIRLENTFLVTEDGVQNLTDYPLVLKK, from the coding sequence ATGCTCACTCTGGAAGGTTGTCGTAGCAGGCAGCAGCGATTTCGATCACGTCTCTCCGAGGAGGGAATTGACGCGGTTATTATTACAGATTATCGGGATATCTACTATTTGACCGGTGTGCTTCTGTCGGCATATCCCTCATTTTCTTTTCCCGCGCTTCTTTATTTGGAGACCGAAGGGGGATCGTGGCTGGCGTCAACGACTGACGAAGGGGATGCGGCTGTGGATGAGCGCGTGGTGTACGATTCGCATGTGCTCTATACGATGAATCCCGATCCGATGCGCTTGCTGAATGCGGCTGTGGCACAGAAGCTCAGCGGTTGTCGGGGTATTGCTCGTTTGGGTTGGCAGCAGGAAGCCACGCCCAAGTTGCTCGCCGATACAATAGCAGATGCTCTGGGTGGCGAATGGGTGGGGATAGACGATTTGCTGATTGCACAGCAGATGAGTAAGGATGCCGATGAAGTTGCGATGTTGCAAAAGGCGATTGATATTAATTTGCGGGCTTATGACCGCGTGCAAGAGGTGATTGCGCCAGGTGTGAATGAGCTGGATGTGCTCGCGGCGGGGCAGCAGGTCGCGTTGAATGCCGCGGGTGAGGTGCTGCACCACGGGGGCGATTATCAATGTGGGCAATTGGGCGGGCTGGCCAGAGATCGGATTATTGAAGATGGGGAGTTGTATGTTATCGACGCGCAGACAGAATATCACGGGTACTGGTCCGATCTGTGCCGCACTTTTGCCGTGGGCGATCCCACAGATTTGCAGGCGTCGGTGTACGATCTTTTGAAAGCTATTTTAGAGGACGTTCCCAATCTGGTAGGGCCTGGTGGACGGGGGACTGTACTGTGGCATACGATTGATGAGAGAATCCGCGAGCATCCCCATTTGTCCGATATTGGACTGATTCATCACGCGGGACACGGCGTGGGGATTCGCGCACACGAGCCGCCCGATTTGAACCGGGACCGAGAGGGTATTTTTGAGGTGGGCACGGTCTTTTCCTGTGAGCCGGGTGCGTATAGCGAGGCTTTGAACGGGGG